A stretch of the Vigna radiata var. radiata cultivar VC1973A chromosome 7, Vradiata_ver6, whole genome shotgun sequence genome encodes the following:
- the LOC106767081 gene encoding transcription initiation factor TFIID subunit 9, with amino-acid sequence MGDKDEESGMPRDAKIVKSLLKSMGVEEYEPRVIHKFLELWYRYVVDVLTDAQVYSEHAGKSSIDCDDVKLAIQSKINFSFSQPPPREVLLELAQNRNKIPLPKTIAGPGIPLPPDQDTLISPNYQFGIRNKRPAEPLEETEDEETTIPNPTQEDKVELQQNPHQRVSFPLPKRQKD; translated from the exons ATGGGTGACAAAGACGAAGAGTCAGGAATGCCAAGGGATGCAAAGATCGTGAAGTCTTTGTTGAAGTCAATGGGCGTGGAGGAGTACGAGCCTCGCGTCATTCACAAGTTCCTTGAACTATGGTATCGATACGTCGTCGATGTATTAACAGACGCACAAGTCTATTCAGAGCACGCCGGAAAATCCTCAATCGATTGTGACGATGTCAAGCTTGCGATTCAATCCAAGATTAACTTCAGCTTCTCGCAACCACCACCCCGTGAG GTGCTGCTGGAGTTGGCTCAGAACCGCAACAAGATACCATTGCCAAAGACTATAGCAGGACCCGGTATCCCACTTCCGCCTGACCAAGACACATTAATCAGTCCTAACTACCAGTTTGGAATTCGAAACAAAAGGCCTGCTGAACCTTTAGAAGAAACAGAGGATGAAGAAACTACCATTCCCAATCCCACTCAGGAAGACAAGGTAGAGCTGCAGCAGAATCCCCATCAGAGAGTTTCGTTTCCCCTGCCCAAACGCCAAAAGGATTGA
- the LOC106769336 gene encoding beta-glucosidase-like SFR2, chloroplastic: MTLVALFLTATKLAGALFTLTVAANAFSYSRFRKNNLRRFRSPVDESSDTLADFNFAEEEFFFGLATAPAHVEDRLDDAWIQFAEEKSGDSEGRQTVDAVMGSASGDGGSQRAVTSPRGRKPLKLAMEAMIRGFEKYLEVEGKEGEEEPRPNVTAWHNVPRPEERLRFWSDPETEINLAKDTGVTVFRMGIDWTRIMPVEPVNSLNESVNYAALERYKWIINKVRSYGMKVMLTLFHHSLPPWAGEYGGWKLEKTVDYFMDFTRLVVDSVSDLVDYWVTFNEPHVFCMLTYCAGAWPGGHPDMLEVATSALPTGVFQQAMHWMSVAHSKAYDYIHGQSNPLNSIVGVAHHVSFMRPYGLYDIAAVSLANSLTLFPYIDGISEKLDYIGINYYGQEVVSGAGLKLVENDEYSESGRGVYPDGLYRMLLQFHERYRHLKIPFIITENGVSDETDLIRRPYLLEHLLAVYAAIKMGVRVLGYLFWTISDNWEWADGYGPKFGLVAVDRANNLARIPRPSYHLFSKIVNTGKVTREDREIAWDELQRAAKEKKTRPFYRAVNKHRLMYAGGLDEPVQRPYIDRDWRFGHYQMEGLQDHLSRFSRFIIRPFSPKRKTKSQEKKNPKLILQPLET; the protein is encoded by the exons ATGACGCTGGTCGCGCTCTTCCTCACCGCCACCAAGCTCGCCGGTGCTCTCTTTACTCTCACCGTCGCCGCCAACGCTTTCTCCTACTCCCGCTTCCGCAAGAACAACCTTCGCCGATTCCGCTCCCCTGTCGACGAATCCTCCGACACTCTCGCCGACTTTAACTTTGCCG aAGAAGAGTTTTTCTTTGGTCTGGCTACAGCACCGGCTCATGTCGAAGACAGGCTTGATGATGCTTGGATCCAGTTCGCTGAGGAAAAGAGTGGTGACTCCGAGGGGAGGCAGACAGTGGATGCTGTGATGGGTTCTGCTTCTGGCGACGGTGGTTCCCAGCGGGCCGTGACGTCTCCGCGGGGCAGGAAGCCTCTTAAGTTGGCTATGGAAGCCATGATTAGGGGATTTGAGAAGTACTTGGAAGTGGAAGGAAAAGAAGGGGAAGAAGAACCTCGTCCTAATGTAACTGCTTGGCATAATGTTCCACGCCC GGAGGAGAGGTTAAGATTTTGGTCTGATCCTGAAACAGAAATAAATTTGGCCAAGGATACTGGTGTTACCGTTTTTCGCATGGGAATAGATTGGACAAGAATCATGCCAGTGGAGCCAGTAAACAGCCTTAATGAATCT GTTAACTATGCTGCATTGGAACGGTATAAGTGGATTATCAATAAGGTTCGATCATATGGAATGAAGGTGATGCTTACTCTTTTCCATCACTCACTTCCACCCTGGGCTGGTGAATATGGTGGTTGGAAGCTGGAAAAGACAGTGGATTATTTCATGGACTTTACGAG GCTTGTTGTAGACAGTGTCTCAGATTTGGTAGACTATTGGGTAACATTTAATGAGCCCCATGTCTTCTGTATGCTTACTTACTGTGCTGGTGCTTGGCCTGGAGGTCATCCTGATATGCTTGAGGTCGCAACTTCAGCACTTCCAACCGGTGTTTTTCAGCAGGCCATGCATTGGATGTCTGTTGCACACTCAAAGGCATATGATTACATCCACGGACAAAG TAACCCATTAAATTCAATAGTTGGTGTAGCACATCATGTGTCATTTATGCGACCCTATGGTTTGTATGACATTGCTGCTGTTTCACTGGCTAATTCATTGACTCTCTTCCCATACATTGATGGAATATCTGAAAAGCTGGACTATATAGGCATAAACTACTATGGACAG GAAGTGGTTTCGGGTGCGGGCCTGAAGCTGGTGGAAAATGATGAGTATAGTGAATCTGGTCGTGGGGTATACCCTGATGGTTTATACCGCATGTTGCTTCAGTTCCATGAAAGATACAGACATCTAAAAATTCCCTTCATCATTACTGAAAATGGGGTTTCGGATGAGACAGATTTGATCCGCCGGCCATATCTCTTGGAGCATTTGCTAGCTGTTTATGCTGCCATAAAAATG GGTGTACGTGTACTTGGTTACCTGTTCTGGACTATTTCTGATAACTGGGAATGGGCCGATGGATATGGTCCCAAGTTCGGACTTGTCGCAGTTGACCGGGCAAATAATCTTGCACGGATCCCTCGCCCCTCTTACCATCTATTTTCTAAA ATTGTGAACACGGGCAAAGTTACACGTGAAGATCGTGAAATAGCATGGGATGAACTCCAAAGAGCTGCCAAAGAGAAGAAAACGAGACCATTTTATCGGGCTGTGAATAAACACCGTTTAATGTATGCAG GTGGACTTGATGAGCCAGTACAGCGACCTTATATAGATCGAGATTGGCGGTTTGGTCATTACCAGATGGAAGGACTCCAGGATCACTTGAGCCGCTTCTCAAGATTCATTATTCGACCCTTCTCCcccaaaaggaaaacaaaatctcaagagaagaagaatcCCAAATTAATTCTTCAGCCTCTTGAAACTTAA